One Sus scrofa isolate TJ Tabasco breed Duroc chromosome 1, Sscrofa11.1, whole genome shotgun sequence DNA segment encodes these proteins:
- the PTRH1 gene encoding probable peptidyl-tRNA hydrolase (The RefSeq protein has 2 substitutions compared to this genomic sequence) — translation MPPPRLSRAGLWLSRTMSRCVLEPRPPGKRWLVAGLGNPGLPGTRHSVGMAVLGQLARRLGVAESWARDARCAADLALASLGDAQVVLLRPRRLMNNNGRSVARAAELFGLTAEEVYLVHDELDKPLGKLALKLGGSARGHNGVRSCISCLNSNAMPRLRVGIGRPTHPDTVQAYVLGRFSLAEQELLPPLLERATDLLLDHIRERSQGPTLGP, via the exons CTCTCGCGCGAGGGTCTGTGGCTGAGTCGGGCCATGAGCCGGTGTGTTTTGGAACCCCGGCCCCCGGGGAAGCGGTGGCTG GTGGCCGGCCTGGGGAACCCTGGATTGCCCGGCACGCGGCACAGCGTGGGCATGGCAGTGCTCGGGCAGCTGGCGCGGCGGCTGGGTGTGGCAGAGAGCTGGGCACGCGACGCACGCTGTGCCGCCGACCTCGCCTTGGCCTCGCTCGGGGATGCCCAGGTGGTCCTGCTCCGGCCGCGGCGACTCATGAACAACAACGGGCGCAGCGTGGCTCGGGCAG CGGAGCTGTTTGGGCTGACTGCTGAGGAGGTCTACCTGGTGCACGATGAGCTGGACAAGCCACTGGGGAAACTGGCTCTGAAGTTGGGAGGAAGCGCCAG GGGCCACAATGGAGTCCGTTCCTGTATTAGCTGCCTCAACTCCAAT GCCATGCCACGGCTGCGGGTGGGCATCGGGCGCCCGACACACCCAGACACAGTTCAGGCCTACGTGCTGGGCCGCTTCTCCCTCGCCGAGCAGGAGCTGCTGCCTCCATTGCTGGAGCGTGCCACCGACCTGCTCCTGGACCACATCCGTGAGCGAAGCCAGGGGCCTACACTGGGCCCCTGA